The Chrysemys picta bellii isolate R12L10 chromosome 12, ASM1138683v2, whole genome shotgun sequence genome has a segment encoding these proteins:
- the RACK1 gene encoding small ribosomal subunit protein RACK1: MTEQMTLRGTLKGHNGWVTQIATTPQFPDMILSASRDKTIIMWKLTRDETNYGIPQRALRGHSHFVSDVVISSDGQFALSGSWDGTLRLWDLTTGTTTRRFVGHTKDVLSVAFSSDNRQIVSGSRDKTIKLWNTLGVCKYTVQDESHSEWVSCVRFSPNSSNPIIVSCGWDKLVKVWNLANCKLKTNHIGHTGYLNTVTVSPDGSLCASGGKDGQAMLWDLNEGKHLYTLDGGDIINALCFSPNRYWLCAATGPSIKIWDLEGKIIVDELKQEVISTSSKAEPPQCTSLAWSADGQTLFAGYTDNLVRVWQVTIGTR, translated from the exons ATGACGGAGCAGATGACCCTGCGCGGCACCCTTAAGGGCCACAACGGCTGGGTGACCCAGATCGCCACTACCCCGCAGTTCCCGGACATGATCCTGTCCGCCTCGCGCG ACAAGACCATCATCATGTGGAAGCTGACAAGGGACGAGACCAACTACGGGATCCCGCAGCGCGCCCTGCGCGGCCACTCACACTTTGTCAGTGATGTGGTCATCTCCTCCGACGGGCAGTTCGCCCTCTCTGGCTCCTGGGACGGCACCCTGCGGCTCTGGGACCTCACCAC AGGTACCACCACCCGCCGCTTCGTGGGCCACACCAAGGACGTGCTGAGCGTGGCCTTCTCATCCGACAATCGCCAGATCGTCTCGGGCTCCCGGGACAAAACCATCAAGCTCTGGAACACCCTGGGCGTCTGCAAGTACACGGTGCAG gaCGAGAGCCACTCGGAGTGGGTGTCCTGCGTCCGCTTCTCCCCCAACAGCAGCAACCCCATCATCGTCTCCTGCGGCTGGGACAAGCTGGTGAAG GTGTGGAACTTGGCCAACTGTAAGCTGAAGACCAACCACATCGGGCACACCGGCTACCTGAACACCGTGACGGTCTCCCCTGACGGCTCCCTCTGCGCATCTGGTGGCAAG gaCGGCCAGGCCATGCTGTGGGACCTGAACGAGGGCAAGCACCTGTACACGCTGGACGGCGGTGACATCATCAACGCCCTGTGCTTCAGCCCCAACCGCTACTGGCTCTGCGCTGCCACCGGGCCCAGCATCAAGATCTGG gaCCTGGAGGGGAAGATCATCGTGGACGAGCTGAAGCAGGAGGTGAtcagcaccagcagcaaagcCGAGCCGCCCCAGTGCACCTCACTGGCCTGGTCCGCGGACGGACAG ACCCTGTTTGCTGGGTACACAGATAACCTGGTCCGCGTCTGGCAGGTCACCATCGGGACCAGATGA